The genome window TGCCGGTCCTGTCCGACTACAAGAACCGCAAGAGCCGGACCGAGACCGAATGTTTCATCGACCGCGCCGCCGGGGCGCTGGCCGGCGTCGTGGGTGTGATCACGCTGTGCGGAATCGTCGCGGCACCTTTGATCATATTCGTGTTCGCGCCCGGGTTTCTGGCGACCGAGAGCAAGTACGAGCTGACGGTGTCGCTGCTCCGCGTGACGTTCCCTTATATCTTGTTCATCTCGCTCGCCGCCTTCGCTGCCGCGATCCTGCAGTGCCACGGGCGCTTCGCCGTACCGGCCTTCACACCGACGTTCTTGAACCTGAGCCTGATCGTGGCGGCGCTGTGGATGACCGGGTATTTCCAGGAGCCGGTGATGGCCCTGGCCTGGGGGGTGCTCGCCGGCGGCATCGCGCAGCTCCTGTTTCAATTACCGTTCGTCTTTCGGCTGGGGTTTTTCCCGGTCCCCCGGATCCGCACCGATGACCCCGGCGTCCGGCGCATGCTGGCACTCATGGGGCCATCGATATTCGGGGTCTCGGTGGTCCAGATCAACCTCTTGATCGACACTCTCATGGCCTCCTTCCTGGCCACCGGGAGCGTCTCGTGGCTATATTACTCGGACCGGCTGGTGGAGTTCCCGCTCGGGGTCTTCGGCATCGCGTTCGCGACCGTGATCCTGCCGCAGCTCTCTGACCACCACAGCACCGGCTCGCGCGAGACCTTTTCGCGCACCCTGGACTGGGCCCTGCGCTGCGTGTTGGCGATCGGCGCACCGGCCGCGGTCGGGCTCGCGGTCCTGGCCGGACCCATGCTGTGCACCCTGTTCCAGTACGGGGAGTTCGGGGCGCACGACGTGGCGATGGCAGAGAAGAGCCTCACGGCCTACGCGCTCGGGCTTTTGGCCTTCATTCTCATTAAGATCCTGGCCCCGGGGTATTATGCCCGGCACGACACCAAGACTCCGGTGCGAGCCGGCGTCGTGGCGATGCTGCTGC of Pseudomonadota bacterium contains these proteins:
- the murJ gene encoding murein biosynthesis integral membrane protein MurJ, whose amino-acid sequence is MTLVSRVLGFLRDMVMAHMLGAGLSADAFFVAFRIPNLLRRFFAEGAFSQAFVPVLSDYKNRKSRTETECFIDRAAGALAGVVGVITLCGIVAAPLIIFVFAPGFLATESKYELTVSLLRVTFPYILFISLAAFAAAILQCHGRFAVPAFTPTFLNLSLIVAALWMTGYFQEPVMALAWGVLAGGIAQLLFQLPFVFRLGFFPVPRIRTDDPGVRRMLALMGPSIFGVSVVQINLLIDTLMASFLATGSVSWLYYSDRLVEFPLGVFGIAFATVILPQLSDHHSTGSRETFSRTLDWALRCVLAIGAPAAVGLAVLAGPMLCTLFQYGEFGAHDVAMAEKSLTAYALGLLAFILIKILAPGYYARHDTKTPVRAGVVAMLLHLALNIALIVPLAHAGLALATSLAAYVNAALLYRGLRRQGAYAPVAGWGAFLTQVFVATAIMAAFLVMTCPPLGQWLAWGITDRALRLAGLIGGGTLLYGAALWALGLRWKNMMVSRTPI